In the bacterium genome, one interval contains:
- a CDS encoding histidine--tRNA ligase translates to MRFQRPRGTYDRTPDASPLWRQLRQLFDRLCVQYGYAEVDPPIFEHTELFTRAVGEATDLVSKEMYTFPDRKGRSLSLRPEATAGVVRLVLENKLLAAGGLLRLAYWGPMFRYDRPQAGRFRQFVQLGVEALGSASPAMDAEVIELFVGLLREVGLAELRVDLGSVGDACCRPAYEDTLRAFLAGVADRLCPTCQERRQANPLRVFDCKEPGCQALLGEAPRIMDQLCADCQAHRDRLEALLGARGIAFRRDRDVVRGLDYYTRTVFEVNYPALGAQSALGGGGRYDRLVEACGGPATPAVGFSGGLERLVWAIGNEKTLGRADLGVRGAYLVLLSAAAEAPAARIAARLRASIPAEVDYSGRGLKAQLKSANARGARFAILLGEEELAARAVTVKDLDSGEQKALPEENLLELIQAWSAGAPPAARP, encoded by the coding sequence ATGAGATTCCAGCGCCCGCGCGGCACCTACGACCGCACGCCCGATGCGAGCCCGCTCTGGCGGCAGCTCCGCCAGCTCTTCGATCGGCTCTGCGTGCAGTACGGCTACGCCGAGGTCGACCCGCCGATCTTCGAGCACACGGAGCTCTTCACGCGCGCGGTCGGCGAGGCCACGGACCTCGTCAGCAAGGAGATGTACACCTTCCCCGACCGGAAGGGGCGCAGCCTCTCCCTGCGACCGGAGGCCACGGCGGGCGTGGTGCGCCTCGTCCTCGAGAACAAGCTGCTGGCCGCCGGCGGCCTCCTGCGCCTGGCCTACTGGGGGCCGATGTTCCGCTACGACCGGCCGCAGGCGGGCCGCTTCCGGCAGTTCGTCCAACTCGGCGTCGAGGCGCTGGGCAGCGCGAGCCCCGCGATGGACGCCGAGGTGATCGAGCTCTTCGTCGGCCTGCTGCGCGAGGTCGGGCTGGCCGAGCTGCGCGTGGACCTGGGCAGCGTGGGGGACGCCTGCTGCCGTCCCGCCTACGAGGACACCCTGCGCGCCTTCCTCGCCGGCGTCGCCGATCGCCTCTGCCCGACCTGCCAGGAGCGGCGGCAGGCGAACCCGCTGCGCGTGTTCGACTGCAAGGAGCCCGGCTGCCAAGCGCTCCTCGGCGAGGCGCCGCGCATCATGGACCAGCTCTGCGCCGACTGCCAGGCGCACCGGGATCGCCTCGAGGCGCTGCTCGGCGCGCGCGGCATCGCTTTCCGGCGCGACCGCGACGTCGTGCGCGGGCTGGACTACTACACGCGCACCGTCTTCGAAGTGAACTACCCCGCGCTCGGCGCGCAGAGCGCGCTGGGCGGCGGGGGCCGTTACGACCGCCTCGTCGAGGCCTGCGGGGGTCCGGCGACGCCGGCCGTCGGCTTCTCCGGCGGACTCGAACGCCTCGTCTGGGCGATCGGCAACGAGAAGACGCTCGGCCGCGCCGACCTCGGCGTGCGGGGCGCCTACCTCGTGCTCCTCAGCGCGGCCGCCGAGGCGCCGGCCGCGCGCATCGCCGCCCGCCTGCGCGCGAGCATCCCGGCCGAGGTGGACTACAGCGGGCGCGGCCTGAAGGCGCAGCTGAAGAGCGCCAACGCGCGCGGAGCGCGCTTCGCGATCCTCCTCGGCGAGGAGGAGCTGGCCGCACGCGCGGTCACCGTCAAAGACCTCGATTCTGGCGAGCAGAAGGCCCTGCCAGAGGAGAACCTCTTGGAACTCATCCAGGCCTGGAGCGCCGGCGCGCCGCCGGCCGCCCGGCCCTGA
- a CDS encoding PTS sugar transporter subunit IIA, with protein MLLSELLKADSIHLDLTSTDKQSLFQDALQRLHARGHVSEPATVLLDLEVRENIMSTGIGQGVAIPHAQSEGVPATHLSLWRPRKPVEFEAMDEQPVDLIFMILGPRGIGNEHVKILAKISRLLHGSEFRERLRRAASPAEILATIRDFEAR; from the coding sequence ATGCTACTTTCGGAACTCCTCAAGGCAGACTCCATCCACCTGGACCTCACCAGCACCGACAAGCAGAGTCTCTTCCAGGACGCCCTCCAGCGCCTCCACGCTCGCGGCCATGTGAGCGAGCCCGCCACGGTGCTGCTGGACCTCGAGGTCCGCGAGAACATCATGAGCACGGGCATTGGCCAGGGGGTCGCCATTCCGCACGCCCAGTCGGAGGGCGTGCCCGCGACGCACCTCTCGCTCTGGCGCCCGCGCAAGCCGGTGGAGTTCGAGGCGATGGACGAGCAGCCGGTCGACCTCATCTTCATGATCCTCGGCCCGCGCGGCATCGGCAACGAGCACGTGAAGATCCTGGCCAAGATCTCCCGCCTCCTGCACGGCTCCGAGTTCCGCGAGCGCCTGCGCCGGGCGGCCTCGCCCGCCGAGATCCTGGCGACCATTCGCGACTTCGAGGCGCGCTGA
- a CDS encoding YbbR-like domain-containing protein, with translation MLRGLTRNLPIRITSLALAALLWAMVAGQREEIRSLPVPLVLPTLPDSLMYLETPPSEVQVTFRASGRRLFWLRLRPPSLRPAISLQASEAPVVLRLREELLELPRQFSGEVTDISPATLRIQLAAVGEKEVPVKVVVGKEPRHPFRLAVGSLPVAMPGQVHARGPRERVSRMPWVRTEFIDLSDETRSGQREVALEAPDTLLRFTPPTVQVRYEIEAWQPE, from the coding sequence ATGCTGCGCGGCCTCACCCGCAACCTGCCCATCCGGATCACGAGCCTGGCCCTGGCCGCCCTGCTCTGGGCGATGGTCGCCGGCCAGCGCGAGGAGATCCGCAGCCTGCCGGTGCCGCTGGTCCTGCCGACCCTCCCCGACTCGTTGATGTACCTGGAGACCCCGCCCAGCGAGGTGCAGGTCACCTTCCGTGCGAGCGGGCGCCGTCTCTTCTGGCTGCGCCTGCGGCCGCCCAGCCTGCGGCCGGCCATCAGCCTGCAGGCATCCGAGGCGCCGGTCGTGCTGCGCCTGCGCGAGGAGCTGCTCGAACTGCCCCGCCAGTTCAGCGGCGAGGTCACGGACATCAGCCCGGCGACCCTGCGGATCCAGCTCGCGGCCGTCGGCGAGAAGGAAGTACCGGTCAAGGTGGTGGTCGGCAAGGAGCCGCGGCACCCCTTCCGCCTGGCGGTGGGTAGCCTGCCCGTGGCCATGCCCGGCCAGGTGCATGCCCGCGGGCCGCGCGAGCGCGTGAGCCGGATGCCCTGGGTGCGCACCGAGTTCATCGACCTCTCGGACGAAACCCGCAGCGGCCAGCGCGAGGTGGCGCTCGAGGCGCCGGACACCTTGCTGCGCTTCACGCCGCCCACGGTGCAGGTGCGCTACGAAATCGAGGCCTGGCAGCCGGAGTGA
- the aspS gene encoding aspartate--tRNA ligase, translating to MLDDLGGWRRSADCAALRDTDAGREVTLMGWVHRRRDHGNLVFVDLRDRSGLCQVVFPGEDEALRERLKPVRSEWVLGVRGRVRPRPAEMVNSELPSGAVELVAEELSVLASCPTPPFPIESFPEHAGEVSDDLRLKYRYLDLRRREMQARMRFRHAVTLAVRRHLDGEGFLEIETPMLIRSTPEGARDYVVPSRVQPGHFYALPQSPQLYKQLLMVAGYEKYFQIARCLRDEDLRGDRQPEHTQIDMEMSFVGEDEVFAVVERMLQAVLREVLGRELALPFPRLSYAEAMARFGSDKPDLRFGLELRDLGAVAAKSEFAAFTGVLAGGGSVRGLVVPSGGAFSRKEIDELEAVARTYKAKGLAWLKRGPEGLGGGVAKFFPGALGESLIAASGLGEGDLLLMVGDQGETPAIALGAVRSALGAKLGLTAGAGQDFRFLWVHRFPMFERDEQGAWQAMHHLFTMPHPEDLSLLETDPGRVHGQLYDLVCNGVELASGSIRIHRRDIQERVMAVVGIDKAEAERRFGFLLGAFDYGAPPHGGIAPGLDRLLMVLDGGQSIRDYIAFPKTLQGKCLMVGSPAPLDAAQLAELELQLRIPVQEA from the coding sequence GTGCTGGACGACCTGGGCGGCTGGCGGCGGAGCGCCGATTGCGCCGCGCTGCGCGACACGGATGCGGGACGCGAAGTGACCCTGATGGGTTGGGTCCATCGCCGGCGCGATCACGGCAACCTCGTCTTCGTCGACCTGCGCGACCGCAGCGGTCTCTGCCAGGTGGTCTTCCCCGGCGAGGACGAGGCCCTGCGCGAGCGCCTGAAGCCCGTGCGCAGCGAGTGGGTGCTCGGCGTGCGCGGCCGCGTGCGCCCGCGCCCGGCGGAGATGGTCAACAGCGAGCTGCCCAGCGGCGCGGTCGAGCTCGTCGCCGAGGAGCTGAGCGTGCTCGCGTCCTGCCCGACGCCGCCCTTCCCGATCGAGAGCTTCCCTGAGCACGCGGGCGAGGTCAGCGACGATCTGCGCCTGAAGTACCGGTACCTCGACCTGCGCCGGCGCGAGATGCAGGCGCGCATGCGCTTCCGCCACGCGGTGACCCTCGCCGTGCGCCGGCATCTCGACGGCGAGGGCTTCCTCGAGATCGAGACGCCCATGCTCATCCGCAGCACGCCCGAGGGCGCGCGCGACTACGTCGTGCCGAGCCGGGTGCAGCCGGGCCACTTCTACGCCCTGCCCCAGAGCCCGCAGCTCTACAAGCAGCTCCTGATGGTGGCCGGCTACGAGAAGTACTTCCAGATCGCGCGCTGCCTGCGGGACGAGGACCTGCGCGGCGATCGCCAGCCCGAGCACACCCAGATCGACATGGAGATGAGCTTCGTCGGCGAGGACGAGGTCTTCGCCGTCGTCGAGCGCATGCTGCAGGCGGTCCTCCGCGAGGTGCTCGGCCGCGAACTCGCCCTGCCCTTCCCGCGCCTCAGTTACGCGGAGGCGATGGCCCGCTTCGGCAGCGACAAGCCCGACCTGCGCTTCGGGCTCGAGCTGAGGGATCTCGGCGCGGTCGCCGCGAAGAGCGAGTTCGCGGCCTTCACGGGCGTGCTCGCCGGGGGAGGCAGCGTGCGCGGGCTCGTCGTGCCGAGCGGCGGCGCCTTCTCGCGCAAGGAGATCGACGAGCTGGAGGCCGTCGCCAGGACCTACAAGGCGAAGGGCTTGGCCTGGCTCAAGCGCGGGCCCGAGGGGCTCGGAGGCGGCGTCGCCAAGTTCTTCCCCGGCGCGCTCGGCGAGTCGCTGATCGCGGCCAGCGGCCTGGGCGAGGGCGATCTGCTGCTCATGGTCGGCGACCAGGGGGAGACGCCCGCCATCGCCCTCGGGGCCGTCCGCAGCGCCCTCGGCGCCAAGCTCGGCCTGACCGCCGGCGCGGGCCAGGACTTCCGTTTCCTGTGGGTGCACCGCTTCCCGATGTTCGAGCGCGACGAGCAGGGCGCCTGGCAGGCCATGCACCACCTCTTCACGATGCCGCATCCCGAGGACCTGTCGCTGCTGGAGACCGACCCCGGCCGCGTGCACGGCCAGCTCTACGATCTCGTCTGCAACGGCGTCGAGCTGGCCAGCGGGAGCATCCGCATCCACCGGCGCGACATCCAGGAGCGCGTGATGGCGGTGGTGGGGATCGACAAGGCGGAGGCCGAGCGCCGCTTCGGCTTCCTGCTCGGGGCCTTCGACTACGGCGCGCCGCCGCACGGCGGCATCGCGCCCGGACTCGACCGGCTGCTGATGGTGCTCGACGGCGGCCAGTCCATCCGCGACTACATCGCCTTCCCGAAGACCCTCCAGGGCAAGTGCTTGATGGTGGGCAGTCCGGCCCCCCTCGATGCCGCGCAGCTGGCCGAGCTGGAGCTGCAGCTGCGGATTCCGGTCCAGGAAGCCTAA
- a CDS encoding antibiotic resistance protein VanZ gives MRRPWLLYLVLIFGLSSIPADPRPKHAPMFLDKVAHFVLFSGLGFVFAGSEDGRRWSGLRLVLATALLAGGVGLADEFYQGFVPNRSRELADWLADLGGGICGGLLALGPRPEAAGEGEGERTP, from the coding sequence ATGCGACGGCCCTGGCTGCTATACCTCGTCCTGATCTTCGGGCTCTCGTCGATTCCCGCCGATCCGCGGCCGAAGCACGCCCCGATGTTCCTGGACAAGGTGGCGCACTTCGTCCTCTTCAGCGGGCTCGGTTTCGTCTTCGCGGGCAGCGAGGACGGCCGCCGCTGGTCCGGCCTGCGGCTCGTTCTCGCGACGGCGCTGCTGGCGGGAGGGGTGGGCCTGGCCGACGAGTTCTATCAGGGCTTCGTGCCCAATCGGAGCCGCGAACTGGCAGACTGGCTGGCCGACCTGGGCGGCGGCATCTGCGGCGGACTGCTGGCGCTGGGCCCGCGCCCCGAAGCGGCAGGCGAGGGAGAAGGAGAGCGGACCCCATGA